One region of Primulina tabacum isolate GXHZ01 chromosome 17, ASM2559414v2, whole genome shotgun sequence genomic DNA includes:
- the LOC142532027 gene encoding inactive LRR receptor-like serine/threonine-protein kinase BIR2 — protein sequence MNLLRNRSKSICLPLLFLLFCSWVFAEDDVKCLQGVKTSLRDPQGKLSTWDFANSTVGFICKFVGLSCWNDRENRLISMELRDFGLAGNIPDALQFCQSLQTLDLSGNGLSGSIPSQICSWVPYLVTLDLSGNDLTGQIPVDLANCSYLNNLILDGNKLSGSIPLQFSNLGRLKKFSVANNDLSGRVPLFNYALEQDYGGNGGLCGGTLGKCGGLSKKSLAIIIAAGVFGAAASLLLGFGLWWWYFSKSSRKRKGGDGIEGRDDGSSWAEKLRSHRLTQVVLFQKPLVKVKLVDLLAATNNFSEKNIIITSRTGTTYKAVLPDGSALAIKRLCAGKMGEKQFRMEMNRLGQLRHPNLVPLLGFCLVEEEKLLVYKHLSNGTLGSVLNGNPGVLDWGTRFRIALGAARGLAWLHHGCQPPILHQNISSNVVLLDEDFDARIMDFGLARLVTSSDSNYVVGDLGEIGYVAPEYSSTMVASLKGDAYSFGVVLLELATGQKALNVSMADEGYKGNLKDWVNQLSASGRIKDSIDKILCARGNDEEIVRFLKIACNCVISRPKDRWSMYQVYESLKSMAEERGFSEQYDEFPLLFGKQESTSPI from the coding sequence ATGAATCTCCTCCGCAACAGATCCAAATCCATCTGCCTACCGTTGCTTTTCCTGCTGTTCTGCAGCTGGGTTTTTGCGGAAGATGATGTGAAGTGCCTGCAAGGAGTGAAGACTTCGTTGAGGGACCCCCAGGGCAAGCTCAGCACGTGGGATTTCGCGAATTCTACGGTCGGGTTTATCTGTAAGTTCGTTGGTCTTTCATGCTGGAACGACCGCGAGAATCGACTTATCAGTATGGAGCTTCGGGATTTTGGTCTCGCCGGAAACATCCCAGATGCTCTACAGTTCTGTCAAAGTCTTCAGACGCTGGATCTCTCTGGTAATGGTCTCTCCGGTTCGATCCCATCTCAAATCTGCTCTTGGGTGCCTTATCTTGTGACTTTGGATCTGTCCGGGAATGATTTGACGGGTCAAATCCCTGTTGACCTTGCTAATTGTTCGTATTTGAATAATTTGATCTTAGATGGCAATAAATTGTCTGGGAGCATTCCTTTACAGTTTTCGAATTTGGGGAGGTTGAAAAAGTTCTCTGTTGCGAATAATGATTTGTCGGGGAGAGTGCCTTTGTTTAACTATGCTTTGGAGCAGGATTATGGTGGAAACGGTGGGCTTTGCGGAGGTACGTTGGGTAAGTGCGGAGGCTTGAGTAAGAAAAGTTTGGCGATAATCATTGCTGCTGGGGTTTTTGGTGCAGCAGCTTCTTTGCTATTGGGATTCGGTTTGTGGTGGTGGTACTTTTCCAAGTCGAGTAGGAAGAGAAAGGGCGGAGATGGAATTGAAGGAAGAGATGATGGGAGTAGTTGGGCTGAAAAATTGAGGTCTCACAGGCTTACTCAGGTTGTGTTGTTCCAGAAACCGCTTGTAAAGGTTAAGTTGGTGGATTTGTTGGCTGCCACGaataattttagtgagaaaaatatcataatcacGAGTAGGACGGGGACGACATACAAGGCGGTTTTGCCAGATGGGTCAGCACTTGCAATTAAGCGGCTTTGTGCAGGTAAGATGGGGGAGAAGCAGTTTAGGATGGAGATGAATAGATTAGGGCAGCTAAGGCACCCGAATTTGGTTCCGCTGTTGGGGTTTTGCTTGGTCGAGGAGGAGAAACTCTTGGTTTATAAGCATTTGTCGAATGGGACTCTGGGATCTGTGTTGAATGGCAATCCTGGTGTTCTTGATTGGGGAACCAGGTTTAGGATTGCTTTGGGGGCAGCAAGAGGACTTGCTTGGCTTCACCATGGTTGCCAGCCTCCTATCTTGCATCAGAATATTAGCTCTAACGTCGTTCTGCTTGATGAGGATTTTGATGCTAGGATAATGGACTTTGGTTTGGCAAGACTTGTAACTTCTTCAGATTCTAACTATGTCGTAGGGGATTTGGGTGAAATTGGGTATGTTGCTCCGGAATACTCGAGCACAATGGTTGCTTCCCTGAAAGGGGATGCTTACAGTTTTGGGGTGGTACTTCTCGAGTTGGCAACGGGACAAAAGGCGCTGAATGTTAGCATGGCTGACGAAGGCTATAAGGGTAATCTGAAGGATTGGGTGAATCAGCTCTCTGCATCTGGTAGAATTAAAGACAGTATCGATAAGATATTGTGTGCTCGGGGTAACGATGAGGAGATCGTgcgatttttgaaaattgcatgtAACTGTGTGATTTCTAGGCCAAAGGATAGGTGGTCTATGTACCAGGTTTATG